AAAACGCTGACTAATACAAGGGAACgatagtataataaataaattataatatttggaACATTTCCAACAGAATTAGTTGATATTTACACCATAAAATATtaggataattaaaaactgacCGACAGGAATAAACTAGACATTAATAAGAAGGTATATTTTGTCGTTCGATACGATCAAGGATGCATTTGCAAATGATTTATAGAGCGAGACAAACTTATATGAAGTGACCAAGTAAAAGGGAGCAAAAAGATTGCACTTCAAAAAAGCTCCTTGCGCTGTCATATAATgtcattttttcattatttatttgttgtgtttcacgaaataatgttataaaataattttaagtagaaaacaaaagcaacattttattaattttattttctgtgtTTTAGATGTACGGATATACCTATAggataacatttaaaataaaaaaaaaaacttaacaaagtATAATCTATTTCAGGCCTTGGTTTTGAAGgattcattgttttattacaaattgaaaTGTTCAATAATTtccataattattaaaaattgcttatttaaatattatttattaaaatactctgTCGGTACACaagctttgaaatatttaaagcagTAACGTGGTGGCTGTGCGTGCTACAGACCTTTGTCTATTTCGAAAATACCACACTTCTTTCCTTTTGACGTTTCGTCGTAAAAACAAGCATTGTgcgaaaaataataacattacgAAATGGCAAAATCAATTCGTAGCAAATGGAAGCGAAAATGCAGGGCCATAAAACGGGAGAAATATGCCGTTAAAGAATTGGCTAGATTGAAAAAGATGTTGGGTATAAAAGAGGAAGAAAAATCTACCGAAGAGGTTATGGAAAGTGAGCAAGTGATTTACTTGGATGCTGGTGAGATTGGGAagagaaaaaagaaagaaaagccACCTCCTGAAGTCGAAGAAGATGTTGAAATGAGCTCAGACGACGAGAAAGTAGAAGTTTCTGGTGAAAATGGCGAGAAAAAAATCTACAGTTCGAAAACATTGAAAGATCAAAATGGCCAATATCCCGTATGGTTACACAAGAGAAAGATAgcaaaactaaataaagtcGGTAAGAAAAACTCAAAAAGGCGCACGAAGAAGCGAAGACGATAGTAATATGCTtgttatacattaaaatagtttatacaAGGCCatcttttatttcaatacaCGAGTGCAAGTTCTTTGGAATTTAGATACACTACCCCCTTATTGTTTCCGTTTATCATGGCTCAAATTGAAATCAATATAGAAATATTGCAGtcttaataaagaaaagttGCCTATTATACGTAAGCCTATTTCACCCAGGGATAGTGTAGTTACCCAACggttaaagaatttttcaaattggttcatttcttttgaaacctatttaatgtaaacataaaatcaaatctttcctctttatcatattagtatagataaaaaacaatgtgttaagaatattttttttaccacaATCTGTGTAACagattcaataaatttattttaagatgggaattaattgaattaattatcaattctATCTCAAGGATAATAGATtgttttacattgttatacttttctcatttttatttatattttttttttatgattaccAGCAATTGACCCTTATCTCAACTTATGCTAATATGAAGTAGAAAGATGGTACACTCTCTAATAACTACACTTGAAGGCTCTCACATACTTGGAAGGAAACATTAatgtttgcaataaaaattaaataaaacacaaaaatagttaaacaatttattcatttagGTTTATATGTATTTGCTCTTATAACCGCCTTCTCAAGTTCCTGCTTGTGAAGCTCTCCATCCACATGACACATTAGATAGTGTGTTGACACCATAACATTACATATAGTGCAATAACATCCATTCTTATTTAACTGTAACAGAAATTATACATCACCGACTGTAGCCTTTGACTCCATTCACAGGGAAAAGAAAACTGAATTGATAGATGTCTTTCCAGTCTATGTTtaacatctatgtcaaatttaattgagatCATTTTGGATTACCTTCTAAGAAATATCCATTCAACCATCTAAATATCtgtatcttatatatatatataaaaaagtcgtgttagttacactatttataactcaagatcggttgagCTGATTTAGCTgtaaattggtgggcaggtagcttagaactaggagacggacataggaacttatttatcttgtgtgtatttttttaatccgcgcggacgaagtcgcgggtaaaagctagtttataatatttgtaacattagCTGTTATAAAATGATAGATTATTCTGGTGCATGGAAACATGGTACATGCCAGCTTTACAGTTGGGCAACTGCCCAAGGCACAGGACTGGAAAGGGGCACCACAGGTCTCTGAGTTACAATCTCGTATAACCCTGTTAAATCTCCCAAAGGAATAATAGTCTATGTGCTAATCCATACCGTAATCTATCtctgtgtataaaaataaaccatttgAGATTATAAATAAGTGTTAAAATTTACCTGACGTATCAGATTGTCGCGAAAACTTTCTACGTGTGGAAACAAAGTCAGCGCTTTCAAATGAGTTTTCTTAACTTTATGATCTGCCTTTAGTTTCTCGtccaaattaattttgtaatcacAAAGTACGCAGACAAACTTTTCGTCCATTTTTACAATACCATGGTAACCATCAGAACTGACTACCAATTTCTTGTTGTCCTTCATTGTTATTATCACGTAATCATCGTCGAATTTCTTCAATTTCTTAGGTTTATTTACTTGCTTTGGTTGTCTAAGGGCAGGAATTACTGGTATCgacattttgttaaatgaataaaactttCGTTTCGTTCACTCGCGGGTATTTCAAATCTGTCAACATTTTGAcagatatgattttttaaaataccgccaatctttttaataatcattttaacaaagatttttaacaattctattataataattaatttattttaaagacgattttaaataaaattaacatttttgttgaCTAACCGCAATAACAGCGTCATTTTCACTCGACCAATTTATGAGTTTTCAAGTTATATGCaataaacatacaataaaataaaatcatttatcgatcataaattttatgggttttatttcaaaacaaggTTTGACCGTGAAACTATTAGAATGTAAGATATCGCgtaaattctattaaaatattcgagatgaaatatttcttatcaTATATTCTATGTAAGTTTTATGATAAATTGATTTGTTAGAGTTTTTTCCTAGGTAGTGTCGGCTTAGTTTacacttccatacatctctttCAGTCGTCAATTCAAATGTATTCAATCCCTTCTTATAATGTTGATtgcttctgtttttttttaaaagagaattggtataatatataacaaaatgtttttaatattataacaaaatttgtcatcacataatgtaatacaacctcgttatgaaattaattttaaataaaaaagtataatttattaaaaaaaaatatttctcgtatatacaatattaaccAATTTTACTTTCTCTAGGTACATTAAGTGTTTACTTTCCTTCGAATATTCTTATTTCGACATTACAAATCGATCACAATCCAAATATTGATGATTTAATCGATAAATTACTAAAGTCTGATAAATTTGACGAATTGGCAAGCAAAATTGCCGAGAAGGCtgtagaaaaaattaaaggtatgcaaaatttaaacaagtcTATCAATAATAAAGCTATAAAGGAAGTAAGTTATCGAAACTCTgtcgaaaaaaatgttacaacacACGATATATTTCCGAAATCGATTTTCGATGATGATTTTGTGAAATCGATAATTAATCGTGATTCATtcgataatttaagtttaaaatacgtaaaatttgtaaaaaataaatccaatAATAATGCTAATGTATCACAAGATTCGATAAGTATAGAAAATTCCATCGCAAACATATCATCTgaaatcaatttgaaaaagaaaaaaaagcgAAAAGGtgatcacaaaataaaattaattgaaaaaagtaaattatccAAAGAAGGAAAATCAATAAGCGACAGCGTTAGTTATGAAGAAAACGTGATAcataaaaaacctaaaaaaatcACAGAGAATACAGAAAACGAGCCTGTATTAGAATctgatcaaattattaataatgaatcAGACGAAGTAAACCTTAACGATACTACAATTGTTACCGAATCTAAAgatttggaagatattaaattatcaaaggaaattaattacaaagacGACTCCGAAGATGTAACGACACAGAGAAGCAGTACGAAAAGCAAGAGAAACAAAAAGGTTCTTAGAAAAGAGAACGATAGGGTTTACATCCTGGATTCTTCTTCAGAATATGACggttacaaagaaaaaatctaCGATGCTTTAGAagactgaaaaataaaacaattgtttaaataaattacaaaactttttaattggcATTTCAGGCAAAAaggaattaaaacataaatccTATGTGAGTTACCGTTTGTTGAATTGACTTACATAGGTTTTTGTATGACAAGCTATTAAaagcttaaattttattttcctagaatactatacatatatttaataaattttaggaacatcaaaataaagataattgcctttttttaaataaaattcatgtgTTTActgttttaacttaataagagctctaatacatattatattactaaaacaaaacatgaatGTTTCTTTGccaatatttattctaaacgACGTAAGAATTGTACCTCATATTTCAAAATCATTCAAGACCTTTACTGTACCAAAAAATGCAGTTTAAACTGTTTAGTTAACCGCGAGTTTTATTCAGCTGCTGATTGGTACTATAgacgtcaacgtggttataaaaaagtatgttttacaCTTAAATATGGATCACCAAAACTGCTTCTAGCTTCcagtataagtttttttttgaatatcgCATTTCTAAAGCCCACGCATATCCCAATATtcatgatttgtcaaaaatccgcATCCGGCATAAGATAAGCTCAAATGTATTTGacataataagttttttatggcTAGACTTTTATAAGGTCATACTGCCaaacataaatcaaatttaataccAATATAAAATTCCAGGAAAAATCTCCTTTCAGCCGAAcaataagttatatatttattgttcattaactatcttagtttttttcgactttttcACTTTCGGCGGTCTCTTCATTGCGTTCTTTAATAAAGCGCTAGCAACCGCTTTCCCGACATTAACTAATTTAggtgtataatatttattcgttTGTAAGTTGATCTGTTTGCCATCAAGAAGGTGTGCCAATGGATTTACGCTCACAAGTTTAGTACCATTGGGtaacttaatttgtttttcctGTGGttcatttatagtttttttcacTACATCTTTTATTTTGACTATCTTGTAGTATGGTGCTTGTGAAGTCAAATGTGctaaatgaaaatctttatattCAAGAACATTTGATACATCGTTTTGTATCTCGTTAGGTTCATTTTCAGCTTTCGATTCTATAGTGTCCTCTAACATTACTTCCTCTGCGACTTCTGGTATATTTCGATCCATTGAATCTTCAAAATCTTCGAATGCTGTAGTTTCAGCAATAGATTCTTCCCTTTGTTCGAAATTCATCTTAGGTTTAGCATCAGGATCCGCTATTTTTATAGATACTTCATATTTCACGTTACCTTTAGTTTTGAATCTTTCtggttgttttaattttgtgaataCAGGTTCattgaattttgatttaattagtTTGATAAGTGGAGGTTTTTCAGGCGCTATGATCGGTTTTATTGTAAGACTATTGttgatataaattgtatttcctTTGCAATTGATACCATTGGAATCTGGTgtgaaattttcaataaatttccTGACTGATAATTTATCTATCAcgggttttattttaactgaagTATCACTTGCGTTAATATTAACCTTTTTGATTGTTTTAGCGAATAATTCACTAGCATATTTTCTTTCCTTTGTAATAGGGTTAATTTCTGTAGGACAATTGATTTGTTTACGTCTTTCTAGAACATACTTTAGAGTTTCCGTTAGTTTTGAAGTCGAATGTTTCTTGGTGATgtgttgatttaatttttcagtagttttaaaaactttcggacatttaatacatttcttatttaagttatttttatgtagagTCATGTGATGTTGAAAATTTTGATATGTGTAGCAATATTTCTTGCATATTTTGCAAGTGAATTTCTCTCGA
This genomic stretch from Papilio machaon chromosome 29, ilPapMach1.1, whole genome shotgun sequence harbors:
- the LOC106709155 gene encoding protein LLP homolog, which translates into the protein MAKSIRSKWKRKCRAIKREKYAVKELARLKKMLGIKEEEKSTEEVMESEQVIYLDAGEIGKRKKKEKPPPEVEEDVEMSSDDEKVEVSGENGEKKIYSSKTLKDQNGQYPVWLHKRKIAKLNKVGKKNSKRRTKKRRR
- the LOC106709166 gene encoding uncharacterized protein LOC106709166 codes for the protein MSIPVIPALRQPKQVNKPKKLKKFDDDYVIITMKDNKKLVVSSDGYHGIVKMDEKFVCVLCDYKINLDEKLKADHKVKKTHLKALTLFPHVESFRDNLIRQLNKNGCYCTICNVMVSTHYLMCHVDGELHKQELEKAVIRANTYKPK